The DNA segment TGGATTTCGCCCCTTTGTTTTCAGGATTGCTGAAAAATACAGATTGAAGGGTTGGGTTCTCAACTCATCCTCATCGGTAATTATCCATATTGAGGGAGAATCTGCGAATATTGAAAAATTTTTAATCTCTCTTATGAAAGAAAAACCCGCCCCTGCGGTAATTGATGATATTATTGTTGAAGAATC comes from the candidate division WOR-3 bacterium genome and includes:
- a CDS encoding acylphosphatase, which codes for MEAKRIKIRGIVQGVGFRPFVFRIAEKYRLKGWVLNSSSSVIIHIEGESANIEKFLISLMKEKPAPAVIDDIIVEES